The following coding sequences are from one Primulina eburnea isolate SZY01 chromosome 15, ASM2296580v1, whole genome shotgun sequence window:
- the LOC140814496 gene encoding xyloglucan 6-xylosyltransferase 2-like, producing MLERFLSQRRARQVNRISRNCKVTLLCLFLTVIVLRGSLGAGKFGTPEKDLDEIRETFSYVRRRFEPRRVLQAASHGRRVKSLFGGESGSHYYANFDARRIFKDEDDGFEEFKRDPSKPYILGPKIDNWDRMRGLWLRRNPNFPNFVARRKPRVLLVTGSSPKPCENPVGDHYLLKSIKNKIDYCKLHGIEIFYNMALLDAEMAGFWAKLPLIRKLLLSHPEVEFLWWMDSDAMFTDMVFELPWERYKGYNIVLHGWDHEVYENKNWIGLNTGSFLLRNCQWSLDLLDTLAPMGPKGKVREEFGELLTRELKDRPVFEADDQSAMVYILTTQKDKWGDKVYFESTYFLHGYWGFLVDRYEEMMDSYHPGFGDYRWPLVTHFVGCKPCGKFGDYPVERCLKQMDRAFNFGDNQILQMYGFTHKTLASRKVTRTRNETSKPLEMRDDLGLIHPAYKSVRLSTY from the coding sequence ATGCTAGAGCGGTTCCTTAGCCAACGCCGAGCTCGGCAGGTCAATCGGATTTCGCGCAACTGTAAGGTCACGCTCCTGTGCCTGTTTCTTACCGTGATAGTCCTACGCGGAAGTCTTGGTGCCGGGAAATTCGGGACGCCGGAAAAAGACCTGGACGAGATCCGGGAAACCTTCTCTTACGTCCGCAGGAGATTCGAGCCCCGGCGTGTTTTGCAAGCTGCTTCGCATGGCCGGCGGGTGAAATCCCTCTTTGGCGGGGAAAGTGGCAGCCATTATTATGCCAACTTTGATGCAAGGAGAATTTTCAAAGACGAGGATGATGGTTTTGAGGAGTTTAAACGTGATCCCTCAAAGCCATACATTTTAGGTCCCAAGATTGATAATTGGGATCGAATGAGAGGGCTATGGCTGAGGCGGAATCCAAATTTTCCCAACTTTGTCGCTCGAAGGAAACCCAGGGTTTTACTGGTCACGGGTTCGTCTCCCAAGCCGTGCGAGAACCCGGTTGGCGATCATTACTTGCTGAAATCGATCAAGAACAAGATTGACTACTGTAAGCTACATGGGATTGAGATTTTTTACAATATGGCCTTGCTAGATGCAGAGATGGCCGGGTTTTGGGCGAAACTACCGTTGATTCGTAAACTTCTGTTGTCGCATCCGGAAGTGGAGTTCCTGTGGTGGATGGATAGTGATGCAATGTTCACAGATATGGTCTTTGAGTTGCCTTGGGAGAGGTACAAGGGTTATAATATCGTACTTCACGGTTGGGATCATGAGGTTTATGAAAATAAGAACTGGATCGGACTGAACACTGGTAGTTTCTTGTTAAGGAACTGCCAGTGGTCTTTGGATCTTCTCGACACGCTGGCGCCGATGGGGCCGAAAGGAAAGGTGAGGGAAGAGTTCGGAGAACTTTTAACCAGAGAGTTAAAAGATAGGCCGGTTTTCGAAGCTGATGATCAGTCTGCTATGGTATATATATTAACCACACAGAAGGATAAGTGGGGTGACAAAGTTTACTTCGAGAGTACATATTTCTTACATGGCTATTGGGGGTTTTTGGTGGATAGGTACGAGGAAATGATGGATAGTTATCACCCTGGTTTCGGCGATTACCGGTGGCCATTGGTGACACATTTCGTCGGTTGCAAACCTTGTGGGAAGTTCGGCGACTATCCTGTCGAAAGGTGTTTGAAACAGATGGATCGCGCATTTAATTTCGGGGACAATCAGATTCTGCAGATGTATGGTTTTACACATAAGACGCTTGCGAGTAGGAAAGTGACCAGAACTCGAAACGAGACGAGCAAGCCATTAGAGATGAGGGATGATCTTGGTTTGATTCACCCTGCATACAAATCTGTAAGATTGTCGACTTATTGA